ATCGGATCAAGGGGGCGAAAGGCTGCGACCGGGCGGTGACCGGCGCAACCGGGTGTCTGCCGACGGCGGCTTTGCCTGCCCGCCGCATCCGGGCAGTCTGTGCCCCGTGACGACGATCTTCTCCTGTCGGCCCTTGCGAAAGCGCGTGTATCCCACGCGCTTTTTTCTTTGCCTGCAGGGCCTTGCCGAAAGGGGGCGGGGATGAATGCGGCGATCGGAAATCTGCGCACGCTGGTGTTGAACGCCGACATGCAGCCCTTGTCCTGGGCGCCGCTGTCGGCCTGGAGCTGGCAACAGGGGCTGGTCGCGGTGCTGCAGGAACGCGTCATCCAGGTGAAGACCTACGAGGGGCTGCGGGTGTCCTCGGCCAACCAGAGCTTTGAAATCCCGGCGGTGGTGGCGCTCAAGACCTATCGACGGCGCAAGAAGGTGCCCTACACGCGGTTCAACGTGTTCTTGCGCGACGAATTCCGCTGCCAGTATTGCGGCAAGCGGTTTCCCGCCTCGGAGCTGACCTTCGACCATGTGATCCCGCGGGCGCGTTCGGGCGGCAGCCGCTGGACCAACATCGTCACCGCCTGCGGCCCGGACAATCTGCGCAAGGGCTGCCGGACGCCGAAAGAGGCCGGGATGCGGCTTCTGCGCACGCCCTTCGAGCCCAGCCCGCGCCAGCTTGACGACATCGCGCGGCGGCTGCCGATGGCCAAGGAGGGGCTGCATCAGACCTGGCTCGACTTCCTTTACTGGGACAGCGAACTGGAGGAATGACCCCGGCCCGGGCAAGGGGCGCGGGCAGGCCGCCCCTGCCCCCGCTTTTGCGGCGGAACCGGCGCCGCACCGCCGCCGGATCGGTGTTTTCGCTTGATCACCGGCCCGGAACGCAGGAGTGTCGCCGGACATCTTCGCATCGCATAACCCGGACATTCCTCTTTCATGACGACAGCACGTGATTTCACAGCCGCCCCCGGGCGGGCGGGCCCTCTGGCGGTGATCGCCTGTCAGCGCAACGAGGCGATGTGGCTGCTCGAATGGGTGGCGTTCCAGCATGCGGCGGGGTTCGACCGGGTCTTTGTCGTCTCGAACGATTGCAGCGACGGCTCGGACCGGATGCTGGACCGGCTGGCCGAGATGGGCGAGGTCGTGCATCTGCGCCAGGACGCGCAGCCCGGCGAAGCCCCGCAGGTGAGCGGCTGCGCGCTGGCTCTGGCGCATCCGCAGATGGCCGATGTCGCCTGGGCGTTTCACTGCGACATCGACGAATTTCTCAATGTGAGCTGCGGCGAGGGCCGGGTTGCCGATCTGATCGCGGCGGTCCTGCGTGCCGGTCCCACCGATTGCATCACCGTCAACTGGCGCATGTTCGGCTCGGGCGGGCGGCGCAGCTGGGACGGCGGCGCGGTCCTGCCAAGCTTCACCCTGACCGAGGCGCAGCTGCGCAAGGGCCGCGCGATGCAGAAATGCCTGTTCCGCCCCGAGGTTTTCGCGGCGGTGCATTGCCACATGCCCAAGCATCCGCGCAAGGCGGACCCGGTTCTGCGCAGCAGCGCCGGTGTGGAAATGCCCAATGCGCCGCTGTTCGCGCCGCAGCAGATGCGGCATCAGACCGCCACCCATGCGATGGTCAGCTGGGAGAATGCGGCGCTCAATCACTATGCGATCCGGTCGCAGGATGTGTTCCTGCTGAAGAACCTGCGCGGCGACGGCATGGCTCTGACGCATCAGAAATACCGTCTGGGCTCGCCGTTCTGGGCCTTTGCCGAACGGACCGAGATCGAGGACCGCACGATCTTGCGGCATTGGCCCGCGGTGGCGGCGCGGCTTGAGCGCTATCGCGCCGACCCCGAGATCCGCGCGCTCGAGGCCGAGGCGCTCGCCGGGCATGCGCGGCTGCGCGCAGAGATCCTCGACCGGCAGGGCCGGTTCGGCTGGCACGATCCCGCCCCGAAACAGCCGCTGCAGGAGGTGCCCAAGGCGCATCTGCCCGACACGGCCGGGGCGGTGCGCTTCTTGCTGTCGCAGCTGCCGCGCGAGCGCCGCACCGTGGTGCTTGATGTCGGCGCCAATCCGATCACCCCGACGCCCTACAAGACGCTTCTGGCGCTGCAAAGCTGCGAGGTGATCGGCTTCGAGCCGCAGCCCGAGGCCTTTGCCGCGCTGCAATCGGCGCGCTCGCCGCGGGAGCGGTATTTCCCCCATGCGGTGGGCGACGGGACGGTGCAGGAGCTGAAGATCTTCCGGTTCAGCGGCATGACATCGGTGTTCGAACCCTGTCTGCCCTCGATCGCGCTCTTGGGCAAGCCGCGGATGGGCCGGGTGATCGAGCGGGTCGCGCTGCCGACGGTGGCGCTGGACACCCTGCCCGAAATCGGCCGGATCGATCTGCTCAAGATCGACATTCAGGGCGGCGAGCTGGCGGTGTTTCAGGGCGCGCGCCAGACGCTTGCGCAGGCGGTCGCGGTGATCGTCGAGCTGCGTCACCTGCGGCTTTACGAGGGCGAGCCGATGGCGGCCGGGGTCGATCAGGAGCTGCGCGCGCAGGGCTTCGCGCTGCACAAGTTCCTGTTCAACAAGTCGATGCCGATCGCCAATTCGCAGCTGGCCCGGCTTTCGCGCGAGGCCAACAGCGATCAGCTGGTCGATGGCGACGCGGTCTATCTGCGCGACCTGACGAGGCTTGACGCGATCGACGACGAGGGGCTGGTGCAGCTTGCCATCCTGGCCGCATCGACCTTTGACAGCCATACCGTCGCGCTGGCCTGTCTGGATGCGCTGGCCGCAAGGGGGCGGATCCCGGCAAGCCTGGCGCGCGACTATGTCGACGCCCTGCCCGCCCGGCTGCGCAGCGATCCGGCCTAGGCCCCCCGGTCTCAGGGCCCGGTCTCAAGGCCCGGTTTCTGGGCCCGGCCTCAGGGGCGGCTGGCGCGGCGGAATTCCGAGGGCGAGACGCCGACCTCTTTCTTGAACGCCTTGCAGAAATAATTCGCGTCCTGATAGGCCAGATCCAGCGCCACGTTCAGGATCGGCAGGCTCGATCCCGCCAGCAGATCCTTGGCCCGGGACATCCGGCGTTCCTTCACATAGGCGATGAAGGTCATGTCCATCTGCCGGTGAAACAGCCGGCTCAGATAGCAGGCGCTGACATGGGCCTGTTCGGCCGCCTCCTCCAGCGTCACCGTCTTGTGCAGGTTGCGCTCGATATAGTTGCGCACCGTCTCGATCCGGGCCGCCGCCCCCGCGCCGGTCTCCTCGCCCGGATCGAAAAGCAGGTCGGTGATGTCGCCGAAGAGTTCCTGCAGCTTGTAGCTGTCGCGCGGATCAAGCCGCTGCGTCGCCAGCGCCTCGATCCGGCGGGCAAGCGGCGCGGGCAGGCTGCGGCCGCTGCGCGCGATCAGATCGGTCAGCAGCTGCGCCAGATCCAGCACCGCCTGCCGGGCGGGCCGGTCGCGCTGGCCGTGCAGCGTCTCGATCTGCCGCCGCACCAGCGCCAGACCGTCGCGATAGGCATGGGCGGCGACCATCCGGCCCAGCTCGGTGCGCAGATCGGGGGCGGCTTCGGGCAACGGAGGCTGTGGCACGGCCGCGACGGGCGCCGCGCTGCGCAGGCAATCGGTGACGGATTTCAGCAGCGCCTCGGTCCGCACCGGCTTGAGCAGAAAGCCGTCCGCGCGCAGCTGGATCGCCGCCTGCATGATCTCGAAATGATCATAGGCGGTGATGATCAGCACCTTGGTCGCCGCCGCGCGGTTGCGCAGAAACTCCAGGATTTCCAGCCCGTCCGGCCGCGGGATCCGGATGTCGAGCAGCATCAGGTCGATCTTGCGGCTTTCGATCAGACGCAAAGCCTCGGCGCCGTTCTTCGCCTCTCCGACCACGCTCACCTCGGGCAGGTTGCGCTCCAGGATCGTGCGCAGCGCCCGGCGTTCCAGTTCTTCATCCTCGACGATGGCAATATCGAACATCGGCGGCCTCAGAACGCGCAGGGGTCGAAATCGATCGGCAGCCGCAGCCGGACAAGGGTGCCGCGGCCCTGCCGGAACGGGCTGACGATCTCCAGCCCGTGGCTGTCGCCGAAATATTGCCGCATCCGGCTGTGGATGTTGTGCAGCCCGATGCTTTTGCGCCCGCCATGATCGG
This DNA window, taken from Rhodobacter capsulatus SB 1003, encodes the following:
- a CDS encoding FkbM family methyltransferase, which gives rise to MTTARDFTAAPGRAGPLAVIACQRNEAMWLLEWVAFQHAAGFDRVFVVSNDCSDGSDRMLDRLAEMGEVVHLRQDAQPGEAPQVSGCALALAHPQMADVAWAFHCDIDEFLNVSCGEGRVADLIAAVLRAGPTDCITVNWRMFGSGGRRSWDGGAVLPSFTLTEAQLRKGRAMQKCLFRPEVFAAVHCHMPKHPRKADPVLRSSAGVEMPNAPLFAPQQMRHQTATHAMVSWENAALNHYAIRSQDVFLLKNLRGDGMALTHQKYRLGSPFWAFAERTEIEDRTILRHWPAVAARLERYRADPEIRALEAEALAGHARLRAEILDRQGRFGWHDPAPKQPLQEVPKAHLPDTAGAVRFLLSQLPRERRTVVLDVGANPITPTPYKTLLALQSCEVIGFEPQPEAFAALQSARSPRERYFPHAVGDGTVQELKIFRFSGMTSVFEPCLPSIALLGKPRMGRVIERVALPTVALDTLPEIGRIDLLKIDIQGGELAVFQGARQTLAQAVAVIVELRHLRLYEGEPMAAGVDQELRAQGFALHKFLFNKSMPIANSQLARLSREANSDQLVDGDAVYLRDLTRLDAIDDEGLVQLAILAASTFDSHTVALACLDALAARGRIPASLARDYVDALPARLRSDPA
- a CDS encoding response regulator — its product is MFDIAIVEDEELERRALRTILERNLPEVSVVGEAKNGAEALRLIESRKIDLMLLDIRIPRPDGLEILEFLRNRAAATKVLIITAYDHFEIMQAAIQLRADGFLLKPVRTEALLKSVTDCLRSAAPVAAVPQPPLPEAAPDLRTELGRMVAAHAYRDGLALVRRQIETLHGQRDRPARQAVLDLAQLLTDLIARSGRSLPAPLARRIEALATQRLDPRDSYKLQELFGDITDLLFDPGEETGAGAAARIETVRNYIERNLHKTVTLEEAAEQAHVSACYLSRLFHRQMDMTFIAYVKERRMSRAKDLLAGSSLPILNVALDLAYQDANYFCKAFKKEVGVSPSEFRRASRP
- a CDS encoding HNH endonuclease — translated: MNAAIGNLRTLVLNADMQPLSWAPLSAWSWQQGLVAVLQERVIQVKTYEGLRVSSANQSFEIPAVVALKTYRRRKKVPYTRFNVFLRDEFRCQYCGKRFPASELTFDHVIPRARSGGSRWTNIVTACGPDNLRKGCRTPKEAGMRLLRTPFEPSPRQLDDIARRLPMAKEGLHQTWLDFLYWDSELEE